The Myxocyprinus asiaticus isolate MX2 ecotype Aquarium Trade chromosome 39, UBuf_Myxa_2, whole genome shotgun sequence genome window below encodes:
- the rps6kb1b gene encoding ribosomal protein S6 kinase beta-1 produces the protein MAGVFDIDLDQPEETVSDDELEEAQINDLMDQCSGFEFNMDDCEKIEISEDNVNQGTENIRPECFELLRVLGKGGYGKVFQVRKVSGAASGKIFAMKVLKKAMIVRNAKDTAHTKAERNILEEVKHPFIVDLIYAFQTGGKLYLILEYLSGGELFMQLEREGIFMEDTACFYLAEISMALGHLHQKGIIYRDLKPENIMLNSQGHVKLTDFGLCKESIHDGTVTHTFCGTIEYMAPEILMRSGHNRAVDWWSLGALMYDMLTGAPPFTGENRKKTIDKILKCKLNLPPYLTQEARDLLKRLLKRNASSRLGAGPGDATEVQTHPFFRHINWDDLLARKVEPPFKPFLQSAEDVSQFDSKFTSQTPVDSPDDSTLSESANQVFLGFTYVAPSVLENIKERFSFEPKIRSPRRFLGSPRTPISPIKFSGDCWPRGPTLPESSTLQSPTELAMEVSTMDQMDFTASNEATAPLPIRQPAGSNMGQFKQQAYPVMSKRPEHLRMNL, from the exons ATGGCTGGCGTTTTCGACATCGATCTGGACCAGCCAGAGGAAACTGTCTCCGATGATGAGCTGGAGGAG GCTCAGATCAATGACCTCATGGATCAGTGCAGTGGCTTTGAATT CAACATGGACGACTGCGAGAAGATTGAAATATCGGAGGACAATGTAAACCAGGGCACTGAGAACATCCGGCCAGAGTGCTTTGAGCTGCTCCGTGTTTTGGGGAAAGGAGGTTATGGAAAG gtTTTCCAGGTTCGGAAAGTAAGCGGTGCAGCATCAGGAAAAATATTTGCAATGAAAGTCTTGAAAAAG GCAATGATTGTACGTAATGCCAAGGACACAGCGCATACTAAAGCAGAGCGGAACATCTTAGAGGAAGTCAAGCATCCTTTCATCGTCGATCTGATCTATGCCTTTCAGACGGGCGGCAAGCTTTACCTCATCCTTGAATACCTAAGTG GTGGGGAACTTTTCATGCAGCTTGAGAGAGAGGGGATTTTCATGGAGGACACAGCCTG CTTTTACTTGGCTGAAATCTCAATGGCTCTCGGACACCTGCATCAGAAAGGCATCATCTACAGAGACCTCAAACCTGAGAACATCATGCTCAATAGTCAAG GACATGTAAAACTGACTGACTTTGGACTGTGTAAGGAGTCGATCCATGATGGCACAGTGACTCACACTTTCTGCGGCACTATTGAGTACAT GGCTCCAGAGATCCTCATGAGAAGCGGACACAATCGGGCTGTTGACTGGTGGAGTCTTGGAGCTTTAATGTATGACATGTTAACAGGAGCA CCACCCTTTACTGGAGAGAACCGGAAGAAAACCATTGACAAAATTCTTAAATGCAAACTGAACCTCCCGCCCTACCTCACACAAGAAGCCAGGGACCTACTCAAAAGG CTACTGAAAAGAAATGCCTCATCTCGGCTTGGGGCTGGACCTGGAGATGCAACAGAAGTACAG ACTCATCCCTTTTTTCGACACATTAATTGGGACGACCTTCTTGCGCGAAAAGTAGAACCACCATTCAAGCCTTTCTTG CAATCTGCTGAAGATGTGAGCCAGTTTGATTCAAAGTTCACCAGCCAGACTCCAGTTGACAGTCCTGATGACTCCACACTGAGTGAAAGTGCAAATCAGGTCTTCTTG GGATTTACCTATGTAGCTCCATCTGTATTGGAAAATATAAAGGAGAGGTTCTCATTTGAGCCAAAAATTCGTTCACCTCGTCGGTTTTTGGGAAGCCCCAGAACACCtatcag CCCCATTAAGTTCTCAGGAGACTGTTGGCCACGAGGTCCCACTTTGCCTGAATCCTCTACCCTCCAGTCCCCCACAGAACTCGCTATGGAAGTGTCCACCATGGATCAGATGGATTTCACAGCCAGCAATGAGGCCACCGCCCCTCTTCCCATCAGGCAACCTGCTGGCTCCAACATGGGCCAATTTAAACAGCAGGCCTACCCAGTAATGTCCAAAAGGCCAGAGCATCTACGTATGAACCTATGA